The proteins below come from a single Micromonospora citrea genomic window:
- a CDS encoding DJ-1/PfpI family protein → MAATEPVRRRIAHIAVITVAALAVPTAVGTLGVRRAAEEVYPQRVSDVAPPERPAPVLDPGRPTVAVVLGAAGANVADALAPYEVFAATGRFNVVTVAPTSDPVTLTGGLDLVPDLSFAELAARASEPPDVVVVPQLHGPTSDVVDWLRAQRRQGAPLLLSVCVGAEVLADAGLLDGRPATSHWLKLIGLRRSDPDVNWTEGVRFVDDGDIVTTAGVLSGIDGALRVVERLVGPAEAERVSRELGWSGYRPGGPVAIADEDPQPRDLVALLSAAYRWNRPTTGVLLTDGVGEIELAAAFRPYTELSYLARLRAFSLDGRAVRSRHGLTFLPRAAWRPADPGFDRVLVPHGAPPVALGDTSIPVRALHDAGEFPFDGALRDIADTYDVATARWVARSLQYPVPDRGLPGPRWPWLLTVSPLLLAGVGAGTVILAGRVLALRRRDRPGGGATVPAGPTPDSSAPPGRASRRRLRA, encoded by the coding sequence ATGGCAGCCACCGAACCCGTCCGGAGACGAATCGCACACATCGCCGTCATCACGGTGGCGGCGCTCGCCGTGCCCACCGCCGTCGGGACGCTGGGCGTCCGGCGAGCGGCCGAGGAGGTCTATCCCCAGCGCGTCTCGGACGTCGCCCCGCCCGAGCGCCCGGCGCCCGTCCTGGATCCGGGCCGGCCCACGGTGGCCGTCGTGCTCGGCGCGGCGGGCGCCAACGTCGCCGACGCGCTCGCGCCGTACGAGGTGTTCGCGGCGACGGGCCGGTTCAACGTCGTGACCGTGGCGCCGACGTCCGACCCGGTGACGTTGACGGGCGGCCTCGACCTCGTTCCCGACCTGAGCTTCGCGGAGCTGGCGGCCCGGGCGTCCGAGCCGCCCGATGTCGTCGTCGTGCCGCAGCTGCACGGTCCGACCTCGGACGTGGTCGACTGGCTGCGCGCGCAGCGGCGGCAGGGCGCACCGCTGTTGCTGAGCGTGTGCGTCGGCGCCGAGGTGCTCGCCGACGCCGGGCTCCTCGACGGCCGGCCGGCGACCTCGCACTGGCTCAAGCTGATCGGGCTGCGCCGCAGCGATCCGGACGTGAACTGGACCGAGGGCGTCCGGTTCGTCGACGACGGCGACATCGTCACCACCGCGGGCGTGCTGTCCGGCATCGACGGCGCGCTGCGGGTCGTGGAGCGCCTCGTCGGTCCCGCCGAGGCCGAGCGGGTGTCCCGCGAGCTGGGCTGGTCCGGCTACCGACCAGGCGGTCCGGTCGCCATCGCCGACGAGGACCCGCAGCCGCGCGACCTGGTCGCGCTGCTGAGCGCCGCGTACCGGTGGAACCGGCCGACGACCGGCGTGCTGCTGACCGACGGCGTGGGCGAGATCGAGCTGGCCGCCGCCTTCCGTCCCTACACCGAACTGTCCTATCTGGCCCGCCTCCGGGCGTTCAGTCTCGACGGCCGGGCCGTCCGGTCCCGGCACGGCCTGACGTTCCTGCCCCGCGCCGCCTGGCGCCCGGCGGACCCGGGATTCGACCGGGTGCTGGTGCCCCACGGTGCTCCTCCCGTCGCCCTCGGCGACACGTCGATCCCCGTCAGGGCGCTGCACGACGCGGGCGAGTTCCCGTTCGACGGGGCGCTGCGCGACATCGCCGACACCTACGACGTCGCCACCGCCCGCTGGGTCGCCAGGTCCCTGCAGTACCCGGTGCCCGACCGAGGGCTGCCCGGACCCCGTTGGCCGTGGCTGCTCACCGTGTCGCCGCTGCTGCTGGCCGGCGTCGGCGCGGGCACGGTGATCCTGGCCGGCCGCGTCCTGGCGCTGCGGCGGCGGGACCGGCCTGGCGGGGGAGCCACCGTGCCGGCCGGACCGACGCCGGACAGCTCCGCCCCGCCGGGCCGCGCGTCGCGGCGCCGCCTACGCGCGTAG
- a CDS encoding cysteine hydrolase family protein — protein sequence MTTALILIDLQEWVVERYAPDGGTAAARAAERARRSFRRSGDLVVHVRHLALDGSDGGPGSATTRFVDEVTVEDGEPVVDKYDRSAFAGTALHDTLRAHAVDDVVLAGLVTEGGIASTAVDALRLGYEVSVLLPAIAANTPEGHRRTLDDLRDRGVTLRA from the coding sequence ATGACAACGGCACTGATCCTCATCGACCTGCAGGAGTGGGTCGTCGAGCGGTACGCACCCGACGGCGGCACGGCGGCGGCTCGGGCCGCCGAGCGGGCACGGCGGTCGTTCCGCAGGTCCGGCGACCTGGTCGTCCACGTGCGGCACCTGGCCCTCGACGGCTCGGACGGCGGCCCGGGCTCGGCGACGACCCGCTTCGTCGACGAGGTGACCGTCGAGGACGGCGAGCCGGTCGTCGACAAGTACGACCGCAGCGCCTTCGCCGGCACCGCGCTGCACGACACGCTGCGCGCCCACGCGGTCGACGACGTCGTGCTGGCCGGGCTGGTGACCGAGGGCGGCATCGCCAGCACCGCCGTCGACGCGCTACGGCTGGGCTACGAGGTGTCCGTACTCCTGCCGGCGATCGCCGCGAACACACCGGAGGGACACCGCCGTACCCTCGACGACCTGCGCGACCGGGGCGTGACGCTACGCGCGTAG
- a CDS encoding aldo/keto reductase — protein sequence MRTREVGTTGRHVGEIGLGCMGMSWAYAESTRDDAASRDVVRAAVDAGVTFIDTADVYGDGHNETLVGAALSGLRDTVFLATKAGLVVDDMRARSLRRDGSPEHLRAAVDASLKRLGTDHIDLWYLHRVDDTVPLVESWAAMAEMVRAGKVRHLGLSEVTVEQAAAAAAVHPVTAVQSELSLWTRDALGQPAPGAPVAAVAGGGASDAGDVVGWCAANGAAFVPFAPLGRGFLTGAIDATTRFEENDLRAGNPRFTSEARASNARIVDTVRAVADRHGATPAQVAIAWVLAQGPHVVPIPGTRRLGHLADNVGAADVTLTAADLAALDAAPTAVGTRY from the coding sequence ATGCGGACACGCGAGGTGGGCACCACCGGACGCCACGTCGGCGAGATCGGCCTGGGCTGCATGGGCATGAGCTGGGCGTACGCCGAAAGCACGCGCGACGACGCGGCATCGCGGGACGTGGTGCGCGCCGCCGTCGACGCCGGTGTCACCTTCATCGACACCGCCGACGTCTACGGCGACGGCCACAACGAGACACTGGTCGGTGCGGCGTTGTCCGGCCTGCGCGACACCGTGTTCCTGGCCACCAAGGCCGGGCTCGTGGTCGACGACATGCGGGCCAGGAGCCTCCGCCGCGACGGGTCGCCCGAGCACCTGCGCGCCGCCGTCGACGCGTCCCTGAAGCGCCTCGGCACCGACCACATCGACCTGTGGTATCTGCACCGCGTCGACGACACCGTGCCGTTGGTCGAGTCCTGGGCCGCCATGGCGGAGATGGTCCGCGCGGGCAAGGTCCGCCACCTCGGCCTGTCGGAGGTCACCGTCGAGCAGGCCGCCGCCGCGGCCGCGGTGCACCCGGTGACCGCCGTGCAGTCCGAGCTGTCGCTGTGGACCCGCGACGCGCTCGGGCAGCCCGCCCCGGGCGCACCCGTGGCCGCCGTCGCCGGCGGCGGGGCGTCCGACGCCGGCGACGTGGTCGGCTGGTGCGCCGCCAACGGCGCCGCGTTCGTGCCGTTCGCGCCCCTCGGCCGGGGCTTCCTGACCGGCGCGATCGACGCCACCACCCGCTTCGAGGAGAACGACCTGCGGGCCGGCAACCCGCGCTTCACCAGCGAGGCCCGCGCGTCCAACGCCCGCATCGTCGACACCGTGCGCGCCGTCGCCGACCGCCACGGCGCGACCCCCGCGCAGGTCGCGATCGCCTGGGTCCTCGCGCAGGGACCGCACGTCGTCCCCATCCCGGGCACCCGCCGGCTCGGGCACCTCGCGGACAACGTCGGCGCCGCCGACGTCACGCTCACCGCCGCCGACCTCGCCGCGCTCGACGCCGCCCCGACCGCCGTCGGCACCCGCTACTGA
- a CDS encoding MarR family winged helix-turn-helix transcriptional regulator has product MERLGLVIKRAEQALIAEKTRVLQEFHLTVPQYAVLLVLLRAAEASAAQLARACLVTPQTMATVLANLEEKGLVERAASPLHQRVRIVRLTAEGADLARRADPAVLAVEQRLADAFGVDERRVFTEHLERAIAALAPRDDTPTRQPGRDRP; this is encoded by the coding sequence ATGGAACGGCTCGGCCTCGTCATCAAACGCGCCGAACAGGCGCTGATCGCCGAGAAGACGCGCGTGCTGCAGGAGTTCCACCTGACCGTCCCGCAGTACGCGGTGCTGCTCGTCCTCCTGCGGGCCGCGGAGGCGTCCGCCGCGCAGCTCGCCCGCGCCTGCCTGGTGACCCCGCAGACCATGGCGACCGTGCTCGCCAACCTCGAGGAGAAGGGGCTTGTCGAACGGGCGGCGTCGCCGCTGCACCAGCGGGTCAGGATCGTCCGGCTGACGGCCGAGGGCGCCGACCTGGCGCGCCGGGCGGACCCGGCCGTCCTCGCCGTCGAGCAGCGGCTGGCCGACGCGTTCGGCGTCGACGAACGGCGGGTGTTCACCGAGCACCTGGAGCGGGCCATCGCCGCCCTCGCCCCCCGGGACGACACACCGACGCGACAGCCCGGCCGCGACCGGCCGTAG
- a CDS encoding GNAT family N-acetyltransferase has product MTITMGRPGVDGLGDVVRVLGEWQHDTGPVQLHPGDVGWFWRFGAERTAQATRTWSRAGEVLAIGLLDGADLLRVAFAPEALRDEELARQVVEDASAPERGVLPEGRTYVEAPTGALVRELLPGHGWAVGEPWTPLRRDLGAPVPEAGVRVEAIGPEQAPEWAAVMRASFDGSTFTEERWQAMAAGTPYADARCLLARNEQGEAVAVVTVWSAGEGRPGLIEPMGVHRAHRGNGYGRAVTAAGARTLRDSGASSVLVCCQSANVGAVATYRSAGLERLPERRDLYRDAS; this is encoded by the coding sequence ATGACGATCACGATGGGCAGGCCGGGGGTCGACGGGCTCGGCGACGTGGTGCGGGTGCTGGGGGAGTGGCAGCACGACACCGGGCCCGTACAGCTGCATCCGGGCGACGTGGGATGGTTCTGGCGGTTCGGCGCCGAGCGGACGGCGCAGGCCACGCGGACGTGGAGCCGGGCCGGGGAGGTGCTGGCGATCGGGCTGCTGGACGGCGCGGACCTGCTGCGGGTGGCGTTCGCGCCGGAGGCGTTGCGGGACGAGGAGCTGGCGCGGCAGGTGGTCGAGGACGCGTCGGCGCCCGAGCGCGGGGTGCTGCCCGAGGGGCGGACGTACGTCGAAGCGCCGACGGGAGCCCTGGTCCGGGAGCTGTTGCCCGGCCACGGCTGGGCGGTCGGCGAGCCGTGGACGCCACTGCGGCGTGACCTCGGCGCGCCCGTGCCGGAAGCCGGCGTTCGCGTCGAGGCGATCGGGCCGGAACAGGCGCCCGAGTGGGCCGCGGTCATGCGGGCGTCGTTCGACGGGTCGACGTTCACCGAGGAGCGCTGGCAGGCCATGGCGGCGGGTACGCCGTATGCCGACGCCCGGTGCCTGCTCGCCCGCAACGAGCAGGGCGAGGCGGTGGCGGTCGTGACGGTGTGGTCGGCGGGCGAGGGAAGGCCGGGGCTGATCGAGCCGATGGGGGTGCACCGGGCCCACCGCGGTAACGGCTACGGCCGTGCGGTCACGGCCGCCGGGGCGCGCACCCTGCGGGACTCGGGTGCGTCCAGCGTGCTCGTGTGCTGCCAGAGCGCCAACGTCGGTGCCGTCGCCACCTACCGGTCGGCCGGCCTCGAGCGGTTGCCCGAGAGACGCGACCTGTACCGCGACGCCTCCTGA
- a CDS encoding DUF1152 domain-containing protein has product MIDPVAPPAAPGAFSLAVPPLFAALAPARNILVAGAGGGFDVYAGLPLAFALWQGGARVHLASLSFSELELIDRDAWVAEHVAAVRPDTASPDWYFPEGTLARWLAAQGLPSTVYAFPPLGVQPLRAAYRHLVEQLDIDAVVLVDGGTDVLLRGDESDLGTPVEDITSLAAVAALDVPVKLVTSLGFGIDAYDGVNHVQVLENLAALERDGGYLGALSIPGSSREAALYRDAVADARAATPDRPSIVQGQIAAATGGAFGDVRFTRRTGGGDLFVNPLMAIYFTVDLDKLAARCLYLDRIENTIGRRQVITRIQAFRDELVGARIPRAYPH; this is encoded by the coding sequence GTGATCGATCCTGTTGCGCCGCCGGCCGCCCCCGGTGCGTTCTCGTTGGCCGTCCCGCCGCTGTTCGCCGCGCTGGCTCCCGCGCGGAACATCCTCGTCGCCGGGGCGGGCGGCGGCTTCGACGTGTACGCCGGCCTGCCGCTGGCGTTCGCCCTCTGGCAGGGTGGCGCACGGGTGCACCTGGCCAGCCTGTCCTTCTCCGAGCTCGAGCTGATCGACCGGGACGCGTGGGTGGCGGAGCACGTCGCGGCGGTGCGGCCGGACACCGCCAGCCCGGACTGGTACTTCCCCGAGGGGACGCTCGCCCGGTGGCTGGCGGCGCAGGGTCTGCCGTCGACCGTGTACGCCTTCCCGCCGCTCGGGGTCCAGCCGTTGCGGGCGGCGTACCGGCACCTGGTCGAACAGCTCGACATCGACGCGGTGGTGCTGGTCGACGGCGGCACCGACGTCCTGCTGCGCGGCGACGAGAGCGATCTCGGCACGCCGGTGGAGGACATCACCAGCCTGGCCGCCGTGGCCGCGCTGGACGTGCCGGTCAAACTGGTGACCAGTCTCGGCTTCGGCATCGACGCCTACGACGGCGTCAACCACGTCCAGGTGCTGGAGAACCTCGCCGCGCTGGAGCGCGACGGCGGCTACCTCGGCGCCCTGTCCATCCCCGGTTCCAGTCGGGAGGCCGCGCTGTACCGCGATGCCGTCGCCGACGCCCGGGCCGCCACCCCGGACCGGCCGAGCATCGTCCAGGGACAGATCGCCGCCGCCACCGGCGGCGCGTTCGGGGACGTCCGGTTCACCCGGCGCACCGGCGGCGGCGACCTGTTCGTCAACCCGCTGATGGCGATCTACTTCACCGTCGACCTCGACAAGCTCGCGGCCCGGTGCCTGTATCTCGACCGCATCGAGAACACCATCGGCAGGCGCCAGGTCATCACGCGGATCCAGGCGTTCCGCGACGAACTCGTCGGCGCGCGCATCCCCCGCGCGTATCCCCACTGA
- a CDS encoding helix-turn-helix transcriptional regulator, whose translation MRADRLVSLVLLLRQRGRLSAATLARELEVSTRTVLRDIEALSAAGVPVYAERGRHGGFALLPGFQTELTGLNHDEALALLVAGSRRGAQAFGLGSALASAMLKVVDALPESSRDIAAGAIERLLIDPETDLLSRRLVADEVPERIVAEIRRAVLAGHRLRIRYAAVGRAPQWRTVDPIGLVTVREQGYLLATRSGADRTYRLSRVLAAEELAEAAQRPDRVDLDRAWQDRSTRFRTGGDQVLVLVRLDPRRREDLVGTALAVLAEEADADGWLRLEVTFQDRRHAEWALWQLGTNAEALAPQWLRGALRDRAAAIVTRYEVSPAGTVVADH comes from the coding sequence GTGCGCGCCGACCGGTTGGTGTCGCTGGTGCTGCTGCTGCGCCAGCGCGGGCGGCTGTCGGCGGCCACGCTGGCCCGCGAGCTGGAGGTCTCCACCCGCACCGTGCTGCGCGACATCGAGGCGCTGTCGGCGGCCGGTGTCCCGGTCTACGCCGAACGCGGGCGGCACGGTGGCTTCGCGCTGCTGCCCGGCTTCCAGACCGAGCTCACCGGGCTGAACCACGACGAGGCGCTCGCCCTGCTGGTCGCCGGCTCGCGGCGCGGCGCGCAGGCGTTCGGCCTCGGCTCGGCGCTCGCCTCGGCCATGCTCAAGGTGGTCGACGCGCTGCCCGAGAGCAGTCGGGACATCGCGGCGGGCGCGATCGAGCGACTGCTCATCGACCCGGAGACCGACCTGCTGTCGCGCCGGCTGGTCGCCGACGAGGTCCCCGAGCGCATCGTGGCCGAGATCCGGCGCGCCGTGCTGGCCGGGCACCGGCTGCGCATCCGCTACGCGGCGGTGGGCCGGGCGCCGCAGTGGCGCACGGTGGACCCGATCGGCCTGGTCACCGTACGCGAGCAGGGTTACCTGCTGGCCACGAGGTCCGGCGCGGACCGCACCTACCGGCTGTCCCGGGTCCTGGCCGCCGAGGAACTCGCCGAAGCCGCGCAGCGGCCGGACCGGGTCGATCTGGACCGGGCCTGGCAGGACCGCAGCACGCGGTTCCGCACCGGCGGCGACCAGGTGCTCGTGCTGGTGCGGCTCGACCCGCGGCGGCGGGAGGACCTGGTGGGCACCGCGCTGGCCGTGCTCGCCGAGGAGGCCGACGCGGACGGCTGGCTGCGGCTGGAGGTGACCTTCCAGGATCGCAGGCACGCCGAATGGGCGCTGTGGCAGCTCGGCACGAACGCGGAGGCCCTGGCCCCGCAGTGGCTGCGCGGCGCCCTGCGCGACCGCGCCGCCGCGATCGTCACCCGCTACGAGGTGTCGCCCGCGGGCACCGTCGTGGCTGATCATTGA
- a CDS encoding RidA family protein, whose protein sequence is MAVERTAVNPWTWSTELGYHQGEVVSGHTRTLYCAGQTAMSGDGKPQHDGDMAAQLALSLDNLEAVLGEAGMSLANLVRLNVYTTDVDRLFEHYGVLASRLGAAGVAPTTTMLGVTRLAIPTLMVELEGTAVA, encoded by the coding sequence ATGGCAGTGGAGCGTACGGCGGTCAACCCGTGGACCTGGTCGACCGAGCTGGGATACCACCAGGGTGAGGTCGTCTCCGGGCACACCCGGACCCTGTACTGCGCCGGACAGACCGCGATGAGCGGCGACGGCAAGCCCCAGCACGACGGTGACATGGCGGCGCAGCTGGCACTGAGCCTCGACAACCTGGAGGCCGTCCTCGGCGAGGCCGGCATGTCCCTGGCGAACCTCGTCCGGCTCAACGTCTACACCACCGACGTCGACCGGCTCTTCGAGCACTACGGCGTGCTGGCGTCGAGGCTCGGTGCCGCCGGGGTGGCGCCGACCACCACGATGCTCGGGGTGACCCGGCTGGCGATTCCCACCCTGATGGTCGAGCTGGAGGGCACGGCCGTCGCGTGA
- a CDS encoding methyltransferase, whose amino-acid sequence MAPTRDAVAGPRTGPPPAQTVAAPAVDETDPAGLLRLGLAFCESKALLSAVELGVFDALHETGSSDVDELVARLGLHPRAAGTFLDLLVRLGLLTRAAGRYANGPGAARHLVRGNGSPVRELLDRANRMHYAAWGGLADALRTGGRRPEADYSVMPRDPQRLRRFLNLMDALTTAIGPLLAEAVDWAAVRRVADVGGGRGHLLSYVLTAHPHLSGVVFDLPHNAGPFAEYVAARGLGDRMTFQPGDFFADPLPAADALIFGHVLHDWSPRRRAVLVRRAYDALADGGLLVVYEGLLGADAGEERLPRHPATREEQPDVSGDPVAALDMLLFGEGSSEYTERECRQLLGGAGFELLAVRPLGERDTLVVARKP is encoded by the coding sequence ATGGCACCCACCCGTGACGCTGTCGCCGGCCCCCGGACCGGCCCTCCGCCCGCACAGACGGTGGCCGCCCCGGCCGTCGACGAGACGGACCCGGCGGGTCTGCTCCGGCTCGGCCTGGCGTTCTGCGAGTCGAAGGCGCTGCTCAGCGCGGTGGAACTCGGCGTGTTCGACGCGCTGCACGAGACCGGGTCGTCGGACGTGGACGAGCTCGTCGCCCGGCTCGGCCTGCATCCGCGGGCGGCGGGGACCTTCCTGGACCTGCTCGTCCGGCTCGGGCTGCTGACCCGGGCGGCGGGCCGGTACGCGAACGGGCCCGGGGCGGCACGGCACCTCGTGCGGGGCAACGGGTCGCCGGTCCGGGAACTGCTCGACCGTGCGAACCGCATGCACTACGCCGCCTGGGGCGGGCTCGCCGACGCGCTGCGGACGGGCGGCCGGCGGCCCGAGGCGGACTACTCGGTCATGCCGCGTGACCCGCAGCGGCTGCGCCGGTTCCTCAACCTGATGGACGCCCTGACCACGGCGATCGGTCCGCTGCTCGCCGAGGCCGTCGACTGGGCGGCCGTGCGGCGGGTCGCCGACGTCGGCGGCGGGCGCGGTCACCTGCTGTCGTACGTGCTGACGGCCCATCCGCACCTGTCGGGTGTGGTCTTCGACCTGCCGCACAACGCCGGCCCCTTCGCCGAGTACGTCGCCGCGCGCGGGCTCGGCGACCGGATGACGTTCCAGCCCGGCGACTTCTTCGCCGATCCGCTGCCCGCCGCCGACGCCCTGATCTTCGGTCACGTGCTGCACGACTGGTCTCCGCGGCGGCGTGCGGTGCTCGTCCGGCGCGCGTACGACGCGCTCGCCGACGGCGGGCTCCTGGTGGTCTACGAGGGACTGCTCGGTGCGGACGCGGGCGAGGAGCGCCTGCCCCGCCACCCGGCCACGCGCGAGGAGCAGCCGGACGTCAGCGGCGACCCGGTGGCGGCGCTGGACATGCTGCTGTTCGGGGAGGGCAGCTCGGAGTACACCGAGCGGGAGTGCCGCCAGTTGCTCGGCGGGGCCGGCTTCGAGCTCCTGGCGGTGCGCCCGCTCGGCGAGCGGGACACGCTGGTGGTGGCCCGGAAGCCGTGA
- a CDS encoding cytochrome P450 family protein, translating to MQIDQDGPAGGVDVVVFGHGPAVDRLAEACRSTGRPVRTVTLPAEAVEPVGGIVDFLAHPDSPHRAVLVGAGPLGVAGLTVADRHPERVAAVVALDLPAAPPEAEWVSCPTLLLPPAPAEVDLPALGPFLDRVAADLDDASSCQVRPPALTPALLNDPETLGQLRAAGPVHRVSLVATTPTWVLTGHEVTTTTLADPRLAGEREMTAGFRLSPPGENTDHRGEQDLVTVDAELHARLRRLVAAHLTPRRVDALRPRIQRETDRLLDAIDPGSVTNLVESFARPLPIVVLCELLGVPEADRGYVEDWLVRRMREWPPDPHADVDDYLVELIAARRARPGDDLISAVVRAEGAALDEADLVSAARWLMVGGHRAPMALLANGVAALLGEPTQWRRLVDAPDLVETAVEELMRYVTPFPVGLARIASAPIDVAGRTIAADSLVAASLIAANHDPARFTDPDALDVARSANPHLSFGHGHHYCVGAALARAEAQIAFGTLARRFPGMRLAVDTRELHYRQNRMRYLLELPIVLRPSGPPAATAA from the coding sequence ATGCAGATCGATCAGGACGGACCGGCCGGCGGCGTCGACGTCGTGGTGTTCGGCCACGGGCCGGCCGTCGACCGGCTGGCGGAGGCGTGCCGGTCGACCGGCAGGCCGGTGCGGACCGTCACGCTCCCGGCGGAAGCGGTCGAACCGGTCGGCGGGATCGTCGACTTCCTGGCGCACCCGGACAGCCCGCACCGGGCGGTGCTCGTCGGCGCCGGCCCTCTCGGCGTCGCCGGCCTCACCGTCGCCGACCGGCATCCGGAACGGGTCGCCGCCGTCGTGGCGCTCGACCTGCCGGCCGCCCCGCCGGAGGCGGAGTGGGTGTCGTGCCCCACCCTCCTGCTCCCGCCGGCGCCGGCCGAGGTGGACCTGCCGGCCCTCGGGCCGTTCCTGGACCGGGTCGCCGCGGACCTCGACGACGCGTCGTCGTGCCAGGTCAGGCCGCCCGCGCTCACTCCCGCCCTGCTCAACGACCCGGAGACCCTGGGCCAGCTGCGCGCGGCGGGCCCGGTGCACCGCGTCTCGCTGGTCGCCACCACACCGACCTGGGTGCTCACCGGGCACGAGGTCACCACGACGACGCTGGCCGACCCGCGGCTGGCGGGTGAGCGGGAGATGACGGCCGGGTTCCGGTTGTCGCCGCCCGGCGAGAACACCGACCACCGGGGCGAACAGGATCTGGTGACCGTCGACGCCGAACTGCACGCCCGCCTGCGACGGCTGGTCGCCGCGCACCTCACACCGCGCCGGGTGGACGCGCTGCGGCCCCGGATCCAGCGCGAGACCGACCGGCTCCTGGACGCGATCGACCCCGGCTCGGTGACGAACCTGGTGGAGTCGTTCGCCCGCCCGCTGCCGATCGTCGTGCTCTGCGAACTGCTCGGCGTCCCCGAGGCGGACCGCGGGTACGTCGAGGACTGGCTGGTCCGCCGCATGCGGGAGTGGCCCCCCGACCCGCACGCCGACGTCGACGACTACCTCGTCGAGCTGATCGCCGCCCGCCGCGCCCGCCCCGGCGACGACCTGATCAGCGCGGTCGTACGGGCGGAGGGCGCGGCGCTGGACGAGGCGGACCTGGTCTCCGCCGCCCGGTGGCTCATGGTCGGCGGCCACCGCGCCCCGATGGCGCTGCTGGCCAACGGCGTGGCGGCGCTGCTGGGCGAGCCGACCCAGTGGCGCCGCCTGGTGGACGCCCCCGACCTGGTCGAGACCGCCGTCGAGGAGCTGATGCGGTACGTGACGCCGTTCCCGGTGGGACTGGCCCGGATCGCCTCGGCGCCGATCGACGTGGCCGGCCGGACTATCGCCGCCGACAGCCTGGTCGCGGCGTCGCTGATCGCCGCCAACCACGACCCGGCCCGGTTCACCGACCCGGACGCCCTCGACGTCGCCCGCAGCGCCAACCCGCACCTGTCCTTCGGGCACGGCCACCACTACTGCGTCGGGGCGGCGCTGGCCAGGGCCGAGGCGCAGATCGCCTTCGGCACGCTCGCCCGCCGCTTTCCCGGCATGCGGCTCGCGGTCGACACCCGCGAGCTGCACTACCGGCAGAACCGCATGCGTTACCTGCTCGAACTCCCGATCGTCCTCCGGCCGTCCGGGCCACCCGCGGCGACCGCCGCGTGA